Proteins encoded within one genomic window of Brassica napus cultivar Da-Ae unplaced genomic scaffold, Da-Ae ScsIHWf_2397;HRSCAF=3098, whole genome shotgun sequence:
- the LOC125600792 gene encoding agamous-like MADS-box protein AGL80, producing the protein MTRQKVKMAFIENESSRKATYKKRKKGILKKANELATLCGVPVGVIIDSPYDLTPEVWPSREDMDNVLSQLQRLPVMDRTKKMLNQESYLKQSISKASETCKKLTKENKELEMKEVMFDCLSGKTSPSRIEKNDLGACGNVIEQYLRNLNRRIEILSKNDGASSSSVHVVASTSVAMPIVELGSSSTAFCDMIRQQQIQSNMNQNVGSLDLNQQQW; encoded by the coding sequence ATGACAAGACAAAAGGTGAAGATGGCTTTCATAGAAAATGAGTCCTCAAGAAAAGCAACatacaagaaaagaaagaaaggtaTCTTGAAGAAAGCCAACGAGTTAGCAACTCTCTGTGGCGTCCCAGTTGGTGTAATCATCGACAGTCCATACGACTTGACCCCGGAGGTGTGGCCATCGAGAGAAGATATGGACAATGTTCTGTCCCAGTTGCAGAGGTTGCCGGTGATGGACAGGACCAAGAAGATGCTGAACCAAGAGTCTTATCTTAAACAAAGTATCTCCAAAGCATCTGAGACATGTAAGAAGCTGACCAAAGAGAACAAAGAGTTGGAGATGAAAGAGGTAATGTTTGATTGTCTTAGTGGCAAGACTTCACCATCTCGTATTGAGAAAAATGATCTTGGTGCTTGTGGTAATGTCATTGAGCAGTACCTAAGAAATCTTAATCGTAGGATTGAGATTCTTAGTAAGAACGACGGAGCGTCTTCTTCATCTGTTCATGTTGTTGCTTCAACATCTGTTGCCATGCCTATAGTTGAGTTGGGTTCTTCTTCAACCGCATTTTGCGATATGATTCGTCAACAGCAGATTCAAAGTAATATGAATCAGAACGTTGGGAGCTTGGATCTGAATCAGCAACAGTGGTGA
- the LOC111199542 gene encoding anaphase-promoting complex subunit 11 — protein MDFIPNQYNPHNLIIDFHSQSRRFFSVAVSFPIIAGERHESQDLAWHAVASWTWDAQDETCGICRMPFDGCCPDCKLPGDDCPLIWGACNHSFHLHCILKWVNSQTSQAHCPMCRREWQFKE, from the exons ATGGATTTTATTCCTAATCAATACAAT CCCCATAATTTAATAATTGATTTCCATTCCCAATctcgccgcttcttctctgtcgCAGTTAGCTTCCCCATCATCGCCG GAGAAAGACATGAAAGTCAAGATCTTGC GTGGCATGCGGTTGCGTCATGGACATGGGATGCTCAAGATGAGACATGTGGGATATGTCGTATGCCATTTGACGGTTGTTGTCCAGACTGCAAACTCCCTGGAGACGATTGCCCTCTAA TTTGGGGAGCTTGCAACCATTCGTTTCATCTTCATTGTATACTGAAATGGGTTAACTCACAGACGAGTCAAGCTCATTGCCCCATGTGTCGTAGAGAATGGCAATTCAAAGAGTAA